TTTGGAGGTCTTTGAGTCATAGTTGACGTAGTCATCGTCCTCCGTGGGTTGGATTTCGTCCTCGAGTAACAAAATATTTCCTGGGAACAAGAAAACATATTAACTGCATGTCAGCATGTATTTTGTCAATTACAGTTGTACTAATCATCATgatctaaattataaataaaatatataatataatataataaatatttagcaAGAAAAGACCAAGTTAGGTTAGGTAAGGTTAAAATCCACGATCGGTGTTGAGTTGATTATTGTggtttgatgatgatggtaaaagACTATCGACTTACCTTCTTGCAAGTCATTATGGCAGAACACCACTGGAGAATCCATAGAGGATACAAACTTCTTCAGCCACTCTAGCTCCTTTTCGAAGTCTATGGGTTTCAgctgttttattatattctgtTCCTCAACCGTCTGTGAGATAAAAGAGTTTTGAGTTAAGATAAAtgttgggttaggttaggttttaaaatgtttgtcatGACAATTGTATTGGACGACATGATTTAATAAGAATAATGTAATACGTGAATGCGAAAGTTTGGATGAATTGTTGAATGTTATTAGCTCAATTGTACCAGAAAGGTTGAACAGATCTGGATAAAAGTTGGCACAGAAATAGATTGTCGAGATTGGCTTTCTTTCTTGCTATCCCCAGCATTCCCAATTCCTAAATCATCTCAGACAATACTCATAATTTTTCAACAAACTGAATTACATCAAAACTGCCTGATTTGGTGAGTTTCTACTACCGTGTTTCGACAAAACCAAAATTTGCCCAAACCACAGGAAACACGAGACACTAGAGTCTGTTTATGCAGTGGAGGACTCAAGTTAAGCGGTTTGCTTActtaatacttattaattaatgttaataccaaAGCTGCCAATGATaccaatttattattactaatgcTGCCAATACTACCAATTGATTTCTACCACACCTTTCCAACAGCGTTGGGTGCCAATCTCTCGTCGCGCGCGGTCTTCATCCACTTGCCCATGGTCTTCCACAGCCAGTTGGGCTCCTTTGACAGCGGCACGTCCATAGAGTGTATGGCCGCCATTTTTTCAGCTATTTTCATAGATATCGCTGGCTCTGACAGCTCTTTTGTGATGAGTGATCGTGCCTGGAATATGTGAAACGGTTTTAAGCCTGGCtaccaaaaaataatatgttttttcagCGTTTGAATGTCATTATTTGTCAGGCTTACAGCTTAAATCGTTTGGAACTTGTACGGCaacatgaatttttttttttttattctttacaagtttgcccttgactacaatctcacctgatggtaagtgacgatgcaatctaagatggaagcgggctaacttgttaggaggaggatgaaaatccaaatccctttcggtttctacacggcatcgtaccggaacgctaaatcgcttggcggtacgtatttgccggtagggtggtaactagccagccagacctggacgaattaagaaaatctcaatctgcccaaccggggatcgaacccaggacctccgtcttgtaaatccatcgcgcataccactgcgccacggaggccgtcaaaattcccGTGAAATTGTATTATTACATTCGTAAAAATCGTggtaaatagacaaatatctaagcattccatggattcactgtgcacgAAACTTGTGACCTGGATCACAGGTTATCAGGGTCGGAGTAAcgtaatgttattattttccGGATTTCCTATTACATTTGTTCCTAATTCCGCTGGCAGGCTATATACTCGTCCATGGCGCGCCCGGCGTGACTTGCCTGTTTATCCGGAGTCAGACGTACACAATGAGCAGCACAACTCACCGGTATGTACTCTTCGATCCTCCCTCCGGAGAACACGCCGTGCAGCTTGGGCCCCAGCCGCCGCTCCGACAGCAGCGTGAATATCACCGACTCCGTCACGATGGCGTCCATGGCGCGCTCGCCGTGCACCTGGCCGTATATCCGCAGGAGCACCTACACATAACCAGAAAATAACAAACTTTAATGAACAGAGAAAAAACAAGAGTTCCTTAGACCACACGAATAAATCAagacttgaaaaataaaataataaatgaaagagaaacttaaaaaGCGGTTAATAGCGCCATCTCTGGTGTCGGACTTGCATTACTTCACAAGCTCCTACTAGTTAGTTCACAATTATGCCGTTAAAAGATTAAACGAATTCAGCGCTGGTCTTACTTGTAActtacttttaaaacgtcattTCGATTACACACTGGCGTAGTAGTGATAGAGCACCGCTGTAGACAAGCATAGACGGTACCTTCTTTGGCTCGTCCATGGAGAAGGAGTGCGAGCTGAGCATGTGTTTCTTGTTGTCGTCTGCCTCCGGCGAGCTGTCGCGCGCGTACCCGCCCAGCTTGCTGAGGTCGGACGGCAGCGCCACGTAGTAGATGAAGTGATAGAGCACCGCTGTAGACAAGCATAGACGGTACCTTCTTTGGCTCGTCCATGGAGAAGGAGTGCGAGCTGAGCATGTGTTTCTTGTTGTCGTCTGCCTCCGGCGAGCTGTCGCGCGCGTACCCGCCCAGCTTGCTGAGGTCGGACGGCAGCGCCACGTAGTAGATGAAGTGATAGAGCACCGCTGTAGACAAGCATAGACGGTACCTTCTTTGGCTCGTCCATGGAGAAGGAGTGCGAGCTGAGCATGTGTTTCTTGTTGTCGTCTGCCTCCGGCGAGCTGTCGCGCGCGTACCCGCCCAGCTTGCTGAGGTCGGACGGCAGCGCCACGTAGTAGATGAAGTGATAGAGCACCGCTGTAGACAAGCATAGACGGTACCTTCTTTGGCTCGTCCATGGAGAAGGAGTGCGAGCTGAGCATGTGTTTCTTGTTGTCGTCTGCCTCCGGCGAGCTGTCGCGCGCGTACCCGCCCAGCTTGCTGAGGTCGGACGGCAGCGCCACGTAGTAGATGAAGTGATAGAGCACCGCTGTAGACAAGCATAGACGGTACCTTCTTTGGCTCGTCCATGGAGAAGGAGTGCGAGCTGAGCATGTGTTTCTTGTTGTCGTCTGCCTCCGGCGAGCTGTCGCGCGCGTACCTGCTCAGCTTGCTGAGGTCGGACGGCAGCGCCACGTAGTAGATGAAGTGATAGAGCACCGCTGTAGACAAGCATAGACGGTACCTTCTTTGGCTCGTCCATGGAGAAGGAGTGCGAGCTGAGCATGTGTTTCTTGTTGTCGTCTGCCTCCGGCGAGCTGTCGCGCGCGTACCCGCCCAGCTTGCTGAGGTCGGACGGCAGCGCCACGTAGTAGATGAAGTGATAGAGCACCGCTGTAGACAAGCATAGACGGTACCTTCTTTGGCTCGTCCATGGAGAAGGAGTGCGAGCTGAGCATGTGTTTCTTGTTGTCGTCTGCCTCCGGCGAGCTGTCGCGCGCGTACCCGCCCAGCTTGCTGAGGTCGGACGGCAGCGCCACGTAGTAGATGAAGTGATAGAGCACCGCTGTAGACAAGCATAGACGGTACCTTCTTTGGCTCGTCCATGGAGAAGGAGTGCGAGCTGAGCATGTGTTTCTTGTTGTCGTCTGCCTCCGGCGAGCTGTCGCGCGCGTACCCGCCCAGCTTGCTGAGGTCGGACGGCAGCGCCACGTAGTAGATGAAGTGATAGAGCACCGCTGTAGACAAGCATAGACGGTACCTTCTTTGGCTCGTCCATGGAGAAGGAGTACGAGCTGAGCATGTGTTTCTTGTTGTCGTCTGCCTCCGGCGAGCTGTCGCGCGCGTACCCGCCCAGCTTGCTGAGGTCGGACGGCAGCGCCACGTAGTAGATGAAGTGATAGAGCACCGCTGTAGACAAGCATAGACGGTACCTTCTTTGGCTCGTCCATGGAGAAGGAGTGCGAGCTGAGCATGTGTTTCTTGTTGTCGTCTGCCTCCGGCGAGCTGTCGCGCGCGTACCCGCCCAGCTTGCTGAGGTCGGACGGCAGCGCCACGTAGTAGATGAAGTGATAGAGCACCGCTGTAGACAAGCATAGACGGTACCTTCTTTGGCTCGTCCATGGAGAAGGAGTGCGAGCTGAGCATGTGTTTCTTGTTGTCGTCTGCCTCCGGCGAGCTGTCGCGCGCGTACCCGCCCAGCTTGCTGAGGTCGGACGGCAGCGCCACGTAGTAGATGAAGTTTGATAGACCACCGCTGAAAACGAATATTTCAACTGCCAGGctacacttaattttttttacttttttacagtTTTACTAGCAGGcacccgcgacatcgtccgcatCGTAatcttgaatttatttttatattaaaatactaaatatagttcttaaattacattgtctattaatgaaaactgcattaataTCCGTTGCGTATTTAAAAAGATCGGAGAGACTTTGTTTATACTATGTGTTTATTTACAATGTATATTGTACGAGTAttaatcttcttcttctctatcgttacactcttgacagagtggtcgtggtcgtggtcgtcatttggatGTGGTGGCAatcctcactatccgtcgccatttcTCCCGTAGAGTGGGTCTCCTAGCACATTCGCGGAGCCTTAATCTCACACACAAGCAAGATTCTGCTGCATATTTTAAACGAGAGATTG
Above is a window of Bicyclus anynana chromosome 8, ilBicAnyn1.1, whole genome shotgun sequence DNA encoding:
- the LOC112049638 gene encoding choline kinase A2 isoform X5, which encodes MLSSHSFSMDEPKKVPSMLVYSGALSLHLLRGAAVRPQQAGRVRARQLAGGRRQQETHAQLALLLHGRAKEGTVYACLQRCSITSSTTWRCRPTSASWAGTRATARRRQTTTRNTCSARTPSPWTSQRRYRLCLSTAVLYHFIYYVALPSDLSKLGGYARDSSPEADDNKKHMLSSHSFSMDEPKKVLLRIYGQVHGERAMDAIVTESVIFTLLSERRLGPKLHGVFSGGRIEEYIPARSLITKELSEPAISMKIAEKMAAIHSMDVPLSKEPNWLWKTMGKWMKTARDERLAPNAVGKTVEEQNIIKQLKPIDFEKELEWLKKFVSSMDSPVVFCHNDLQEGNILLLEDEIQPTEDDDYVNYDSKTSKYVMTQFDDQNTSDSITSQISDTGEPRLVLIDFEYCAYNHRGFDIANHFQEWAYDYTNPKHPFYYENLDNLPTLEQKFQNGWSVRRYAASSC
- the LOC112049638 gene encoding choline kinase A2 isoform X2 produces the protein MLSSHSFSMDEPKKVPSMLVYSGALSLHLLRGAAVRPQQAGRVRARQLAGGRRQQETHAQLALLLHGRAKEGTVYACLQRCSITSSTTWRCRPTSASWAGTRATARRRQTTTRNTCSARTPSPWTSQRRYRLCLSTAVLYHFIYYVALPSDLSKLGGYARDSSPEADDNKKHMLSSHSFSMDEPKKVLLRIYGQVHGERAMDAIVTESVIFTLLSERRLGPKLHGVFSGGRIEEYIPARSLITKELSEPAISMKIAEKMAAIHSMDVPLSKEPNWLWKTMGKWMKTARDERLAPNAVGKTVEEQNIIKQLKPIDFEKELEWLKKFVSSMDSPVVFCHNDLQEGNILLLEDEIQPTEDDDYVNYDSKTSKYVMTQFDDQNTSDSITSQISDTGEPRLVLIDFEYCAYNHRGFDIANHFQEWAYDYTNPKHPFYYENLDNLPTLEQKFQNGWSVRRYAARFVIISILHRTSVKRHIYVTLRFFSFSIISMRKR
- the LOC112049638 gene encoding choline/ethanolamine kinase isoform X1 codes for the protein MLSSHSFSMDEPKKVPSMLVYSGALSLHLLRGAAVRPQQAGRVRARQLAGGRRQQETHAQLALLLHGRAKEGTVYACLQRCSITSSTTWRCRPTSASWAGTRATARRRQTTTRNTCSARTPSPWTSQRRYRLCLSTAVLYHFIYYVALPSDLSKLGGYARDSSPEADDNKKHMLSSHSFSMDEPKKVLLRIYGQVHGERAMDAIVTESVIFTLLSERRLGPKLHGVFSGGRIEEYIPARSLITKELSEPAISMKIAEKMAAIHSMDVPLSKEPNWLWKTMGKWMKTARDERLAPNAVGKTVEEQNIIKQLKPIDFEKELEWLKKFVSSMDSPVVFCHNDLQEGNILLLEDEIQPTEDDDYVNYDSKTSKYVMTQFDDQNTSDSITSQISDTGEPRLVLIDFEYCAYNHRGFDIANHFQEWAYDYTNPKHPFYYENLDNLPTLEQKEIFIKEYLKHYHTNLSEDKNHVHDPSIDEINQLLNEVEGFTLVTHLLWCLWSIVNASKSQIPFGYWEFALCRKEHYMSLKQEIMKKDKFGFSQKRKICEVDI
- the LOC112049638 gene encoding choline kinase A2 isoform X3, with protein sequence MLSSHSFSMDEPKKVPSMLVYSGALSLHLLRGAAVRPQQAGRVRARQLAGGRRQQETHAQLALLLHGRAKEGTVYACLQRCSITSSTTWRCRPTSASWAGTRATARRRQTTTRNTCSARTPSPWTSQRRYRLCLSTAVLYHFIYYVALPSDLSKLGGYARDSSPEADDNKKHMLSSHSFSMDEPKKVLLRIYGQVHGERAMDAIVTESVIFTLLSERRLGPKLHGVFSGGRIEEYIPARSLITKELSEPAISMKIAEKMAAIHSMDVPLSKEPNWLWKTMGKWMKTARDERLAPNAVGKTVEEQNIIKQLKPIDFEKELEWLKKFVSSMDSPVVFCHNDLQEGNILLLEDEIQPTEDDDYVNYDSKTSKYVMTQFDDQNTSDSITSQISDTGEPRLVLIDFEYCAYNHRGFDIANHFQEWAYDYTNPKHPFYYENLDNLPTLEQKFQNGWSVRRYAARRYSSRST
- the LOC112049638 gene encoding choline kinase A2 isoform X4, coding for MLSSHSFSMDEPKKVPSMLVYSGALSLHLLRGAAVRPQQAGRVRARQLAGGRRQQETHAQLALLLHGRAKEGTVYACLQRCSITSSTTWRCRPTSASWAGTRATARRRQTTTRNTCSARTPSPWTSQRRYRLCLSTAVLYHFIYYVALPSDLSKLGGYARDSSPEADDNKKHMLSSHSFSMDEPKKVLLRIYGQVHGERAMDAIVTESVIFTLLSERRLGPKLHGVFSGGRIEEYIPARSLITKELSEPAISMKIAEKMAAIHSMDVPLSKEPNWLWKTMGKWMKTARDERLAPNAVGKTVEEQNIIKQLKPIDFEKELEWLKKFVSSMDSPVVFCHNDLQEGNILLLEDEIQPTEDDDYVNYDSKTSKYVMTQFDDQNTSDSITSQISDTGEPRLVLIDFEYCAYNHRGFDIANHFQEWAYDYTNPKHPFYYENLDNLPTLEQKLLLKMAASLDHRANHRA